From the genome of Nitrosopumilus sp., one region includes:
- a CDS encoding thrombospondin, producing the protein MKKQYLLGFLLLLTSTIGMMPNGVFAVEEIDTDGDGVPNSLDQCPHLMEDYDPQYGNNIDGCPADFVPWYDADSDGIEDHLDQCPTVKETYNKFLDTDGCPDNLSDDAKSIADTDGDRIPDYLDSCPTQPETFNGIDDDDGCPDKRAFGLDTDQDGIPDVSDACPLDPETYNRFLDTDGCPDNVDAVGSQYVFPDTDGDGIEDRWDACIDEPENYNDYLDTDGCPDIPGTFSEGLIDSDYDSILDHLDDCPLERENYNKFQDTDGCPDLLYFDVSGDSDGDGIADDNDLCPFSLETYNKFLDTDGCPDYIADNKITSDSDNDGIPDYLDSCPTQPETFNGIDDDDGCPDKRAFGLDTDQDGIPDVSDACPLDPETYNRYLDTDGCPDNVDAVGSQYVFPDTDGDGIEDRWDACIDEPENYNDYLDTDGCPDIPGTTAGDILDADYDGLADHLDDCPTLAERYNGFQDDDGCPDSVDYLTLGDSDNDGIYDDLDACPTVKETYNKFLDTDGCPDYIADNKITSDSDNDGIPDYLDSCPTQPETFNGIDDDDGCPDKRAFGLDTDQDGIPDVSDACPLDPETYNRFLDTDGCPDNVDAVGSQYVFPDTDGDGIEDRWDACIDEPENYNDYLDTDGCPDVLAAESTIPISSDLDGDGYPDKFDSCPTLSETWNKYNDTDGCPDIAPEQQRFVHDDDLDGIINDNDSCPLEPEDYDGDRDFDGCPDL; encoded by the coding sequence ATGAAAAAACAGTATCTTTTAGGCTTTTTACTCTTGCTTACCTCTACGATTGGAATGATGCCAAATGGCGTTTTTGCAGTCGAAGAAATTGATACTGACGGTGACGGAGTTCCTAACAGTTTGGATCAATGTCCTCATCTTATGGAAGACTATGATCCACAATACGGCAACAACATAGACGGATGTCCTGCCGACTTTGTTCCGTGGTATGATGCTGATTCTGACGGAATAGAAGATCACCTAGATCAATGTCCTACTGTCAAGGAAACCTACAACAAGTTCCTAGACACTGACGGCTGCCCTGATAATTTGTCTGATGATGCAAAAAGTATTGCTGATACTGACGGTGACCGTATACCTGACTATCTAGACTCATGTCCGACCCAGCCAGAGACGTTCAACGGAATTGACGACGACGACGGCTGTCCAGACAAGCGTGCATTTGGTTTAGATACTGATCAGGACGGAATTCCAGATGTTTCTGACGCATGTCCGCTTGACCCTGAGACTTACAACAGATTTTTAGACACTGACGGCTGCCCAGACAACGTCGATGCAGTTGGCTCACAGTATGTCTTCCCTGACACTGACGGTGACGGAATAGAGGACAGATGGGATGCATGCATTGACGAGCCAGAAAACTATAACGATTATCTGGATACGGACGGATGTCCTGACATTCCGGGTACATTTTCAGAAGGTTTGATTGATTCTGATTATGACAGTATTCTTGATCACTTGGATGATTGTCCGTTGGAACGTGAAAATTACAACAAGTTCCAGGATACGGACGGATGTCCAGATCTATTATATTTTGATGTGTCTGGAGATTCTGATGGTGACGGTATTGCTGATGACAATGACTTATGTCCGTTCAGTTTAGAAACCTACAACAAGTTCCTAGACACTGACGGCTGCCCTGACTATATTGCTGATAACAAGATAACATCTGATTCTGATAATGACGGGATACCTGACTATCTAGACTCATGTCCGACCCAGCCAGAGACGTTCAACGGAATTGACGACGACGACGGCTGTCCAGACAAGCGTGCATTTGGTTTAGATACTGATCAGGACGGAATTCCAGATGTTTCTGACGCATGTCCGCTTGACCCTGAGACTTACAACAGATATCTTGACACTGACGGCTGCCCAGACAACGTCGATGCAGTTGGCTCACAGTATGTCTTCCCTGACACTGACGGTGACGGAATAGAGGACAGATGGGATGCATGCATTGACGAGCCAGAAAACTATAACGATTATCTGGATACGGACGGATGTCCTGACATTCCGGGTACGACAGCAGGTGATATCCTTGATGCTGATTATGACGGTTTAGCAGATCACTTGGATGATTGTCCAACTTTGGCTGAAAGATACAACGGTTTCCAAGATGACGACGGTTGTCCTGATAGTGTTGATTATCTAACACTTGGTGATTCTGATAATGATGGGATCTATGATGATTTAGATGCATGTCCTACTGTCAAGGAAACCTACAACAAGTTCCTAGACACTGACGGCTGCCCTGACTATATTGCTGATAACAAGATAACATCTGATTCTGATAATGACGGGATACCTGACTATCTAGACTCATGTCCGACCCAGCCAGAGACGTTCAACGGAATTGACGACGACGACGGCTGTCCAGACAAGCGTGCATTTGGTTTAGATACTGATCAGGACGGAATTCCAGATGTTTCTGACGCATGTCCGCTTGACCCTGAGACTTACAACAGATTTTTAGACACTGACGGCTGCCCAGACAACGTCGATGCAGTTGGCTCACAGTATGTCTTCCCTGACACTGACGGTGACGGAATAGAGGACAGATGGGATGCATGCATTGACGAGCCAGAAAACTATAACGATTATCTGGATACGGACGGATGTCCTGACGTATTAGCTGCGGAATCTACAATTCCTATATCTAGTGATTTAGACGGTGATGGATATCCTGATAAATTTGATTCGTGTCCAACTCTCTCTGAAACCTGGAACAAATACAATGACACTGACGGCTGCCCTGACATTGCTCCAGAACAACAGAGATTTGTCCATGATGATGATCTAGACGGCATCATTAATGACAACGACTCGTGTCCTCTGGAGCCGGAGGATTATGACGGTGACCGAGACTTTGACGGATGTCCTGACCTGTAG
- a CDS encoding thrombospondin, protein MKKQYLLGFLLLLTSTIGMMPNGVFAVEEIDTDGDGVPNSLDQCPHLMEDYDPQYGNNIDGCPADFVPWYDADSDGIEDHLDQCPTVKETYNKFLDTDGCPDNLSDDAKSIADTDGDRIPDYLDSCPTQPETFNGIDDDDGCPDKRAFGLDTDQDGIPDVSDACPLDPETYNRFLDTDGCPDNVDAVGSQYVFPDTDGDGIEDRWDACIDEPENYNDYLDTDGCPDIPGTFSEGLIDSDYDSILDHLDDCPLERENYNKFQDTDGCPDEPEIFSPGDSDSDGIPNQFDLCPYVKETYNQYLDTDGCPDLIADNLLTYDTDGDGFVDNLDSCPNQPETFNGFQDTDGCPDKRAFGLDTDQDGIPDVSDACPLGAETYNYHQDEDGCPDSADSIVPSYVFPDTDGDGIEDRWDACIDEPENYNDYLDTDGCPDIPGFSTSALSDIDHDTIPDIFDLCPTLGERYNQFQDEDGCPDTLDYDSSGDSDYDGILDSVDQCPLTRETYNQFQDEDGCPDLILDNKLIPDSDNDGIPDYLDSCPTQPETFNGFQDADGCPDTHTSGFDSDQDGIPDVSDACPLDPETYNRFLDTDGCPDNVDAVGSQYVFPDTDGDGIEDRWDACIDEPENYNDYLDTDGCPDVLAAESTIPISSDLDGDGYPDKFDSCPTLSETWNKYNDTDGCPDIAPEQQRFVHDDDLDGIINDNDSCPLEPEDYDGDRDSDGCRDADSN, encoded by the coding sequence ATGAAAAAACAGTATCTTTTAGGCTTTTTACTCTTGCTTACCTCTACGATTGGAATGATGCCAAATGGCGTTTTTGCAGTCGAAGAAATTGATACTGACGGTGACGGAGTTCCTAACAGTTTGGATCAATGTCCTCATCTTATGGAAGACTATGATCCACAATACGGCAACAACATAGACGGATGTCCTGCCGACTTTGTTCCGTGGTATGATGCTGATTCTGACGGAATAGAAGATCACCTAGATCAATGTCCTACTGTCAAGGAAACCTACAACAAGTTCCTAGACACTGACGGCTGCCCTGATAATTTGTCTGATGATGCAAAAAGTATTGCTGATACTGACGGTGACCGTATACCTGACTATCTAGACTCATGTCCGACCCAGCCAGAGACGTTCAACGGAATTGACGACGACGACGGCTGTCCAGACAAGCGTGCATTTGGTTTAGATACTGATCAGGACGGAATTCCAGATGTTTCTGACGCATGTCCGCTTGACCCTGAGACTTACAACAGATTTTTAGACACTGACGGCTGCCCAGACAACGTCGATGCAGTTGGCTCACAGTATGTCTTCCCTGACACTGACGGTGACGGAATAGAGGACAGATGGGATGCATGCATTGACGAGCCAGAAAACTATAACGATTATCTGGATACGGACGGATGTCCTGACATTCCGGGTACATTTTCAGAAGGTTTGATTGATTCTGATTATGACAGTATTCTTGATCACTTGGATGATTGTCCGTTGGAACGTGAAAATTACAACAAGTTCCAGGATACGGACGGATGTCCAGATGAACCTGAAATTTTTAGCCCAGGCGATTCTGACAGCGATGGAATCCCAAATCAATTCGATTTATGTCCTTATGTTAAAGAAACCTATAACCAATATCTGGACACTGACGGCTGTCCTGATTTGATTGCCGATAATCTACTCACTTATGATACTGACGGTGACGGATTTGTTGATAATCTAGACTCCTGTCCTAATCAACCAGAGACGTTCAACGGTTTCCAGGACACTGACGGCTGTCCAGACAAGCGTGCATTTGGTTTAGATACTGATCAGGACGGAATTCCAGATGTTTCTGACGCATGTCCTCTAGGTGCTGAAACTTATAATTATCATCAAGACGAAGACGGCTGCCCTGACTCTGCTGACTCAATTGTTCCATCATATGTCTTCCCTGACACTGACGGTGACGGAATAGAGGACAGATGGGATGCATGCATTGACGAGCCAGAAAACTATAACGATTATCTGGATACGGACGGATGTCCTGACATTCCGGGATTTTCCACTTCCGCATTATCTGATATTGATCATGATACAATTCCAGACATATTTGATTTGTGTCCGACACTTGGTGAAAGGTATAATCAATTTCAAGACGAAGACGGCTGCCCTGACACATTAGATTATGATTCATCTGGAGATTCAGACTATGACGGAATTCTTGATAGTGTTGATCAGTGCCCTTTAACTCGTGAAACTTATAATCAATTTCAAGACGAAGACGGCTGCCCTGACTTAATTCTTGACAATAAACTCATACCTGATTCTGATAATGACGGGATACCTGACTATCTAGACTCATGTCCGACCCAGCCAGAGACGTTCAACGGTTTCCAGGATGCTGACGGCTGCCCTGATACGCACACATCCGGCTTCGACTCTGATCAGGACGGAATTCCAGATGTTTCTGACGCATGTCCGCTTGACCCTGAGACTTACAACAGATTTTTAGACACTGACGGCTGCCCAGACAACGTCGATGCAGTTGGCTCACAGTATGTCTTCCCTGACACTGACGGTGACGGAATAGAGGACAGATGGGATGCATGCATTGACGAGCCAGAAAACTATAACGATTATCTGGATACGGACGGATGTCCTGACGTATTAGCTGCGGAATCTACAATTCCTATATCTAGTGATTTAGACGGTGATGGATATCCTGATAAATTTGATTCGTGTCCAACTCTCTCTGAAACCTGGAACAAATACAATGACACTGACGGCTGCCCTGACATTGCTCCAGAACAACAGAGATTTGTCCATGATGATGATCTAGACGGCATCATTAATGACAACGACTCGTGTCCTCTGGAGCCGGAGGATTATGACGGTGACCGAGACTCTGACGGATGTCGTGATGCTGATTCTAACTAG
- a CDS encoding ASCH domain-containing protein — translation MKCLSISQPFADLVVSGKKIIELRSWYTNFRGEFLVHAPLKIRFEDSERLKINKKFVTGAIIGKVQLYNVKRYDSIKEIRAEQKLHLASKKSQKKTYGFMLKNAKPLRIPIPWKGQLGLFDVDIPKIKIKDKEIVTDIIDEECRYQWIGHH, via the coding sequence TTGAAATGCCTTTCAATTTCTCAACCATTTGCTGATTTAGTAGTATCAGGAAAGAAAATCATAGAATTGAGAAGTTGGTACACAAATTTTCGTGGCGAGTTTTTAGTTCATGCCCCATTGAAAATAAGATTTGAAGATTCTGAAAGATTAAAAATTAACAAAAAATTTGTCACAGGTGCAATAATAGGTAAAGTACAGCTATACAATGTAAAAAGATATGACTCGATTAAAGAAATAAGAGCAGAGCAAAAACTTCATTTGGCATCAAAAAAATCTCAAAAAAAAACTTATGGATTCATGTTAAAAAATGCAAAGCCGCTTAGAATTCCAATTCCATGGAAGGGCCAACTAGGATTATTTGATGTGGACATTCCAAAAATAAAGATCAAAGACAAAGAAATAGTGACAGATATTATTGATGAAGAATGTAGATATCAGTGGATTGGACATCATTAA
- the dusB gene encoding tRNA dihydrouridine synthase DusB, giving the protein MLPEFSSPAFLAPMAGVSDPALRLQCKRMGAGLVVTEFTSIHSIIAKERQFKEKMQTIREFIEYSDQERPLSIQLFGSDLSALEKAAKIVEPYFDIIDYNMGCPAPHITRQMAGGALLQEVNLTQQIFSTLVHAVKKPVTLKIRSGVTDASKFLFREIAEIAEDEGIQMITLHPRTVSQGYSGHADWNLIKELKEISSIPIVGNGDINTPEDAKDMIDETGCDYVMIGRGAMGNPFLFEQINDFLKTNSYKEYSFKDKLDSFFDYLHLTNEYKIKFANIKGQAMRFTKGMKGGSKLRLKITCSNNIVDLEKIMKDAYNSN; this is encoded by the coding sequence GTGCTTCCAGAGTTCTCTAGTCCGGCATTTTTAGCCCCCATGGCTGGAGTTAGTGATCCTGCTCTTAGATTGCAGTGTAAACGGATGGGAGCTGGACTTGTAGTCACAGAATTTACTAGTATTCACAGCATTATTGCAAAAGAGAGACAATTTAAAGAAAAAATGCAAACAATACGGGAATTTATAGAGTACTCTGATCAAGAACGCCCTCTTTCAATTCAACTGTTTGGTTCAGACTTATCTGCATTAGAGAAGGCTGCCAAAATTGTGGAGCCTTATTTTGATATAATTGACTATAACATGGGTTGTCCTGCACCTCATATTACGCGACAAATGGCTGGCGGTGCCTTATTACAAGAGGTCAATCTAACTCAGCAGATATTTTCCACTCTTGTACATGCTGTAAAAAAGCCTGTCACATTAAAAATTCGTTCTGGAGTAACTGATGCAAGCAAATTTTTGTTTCGCGAAATTGCTGAGATTGCAGAAGATGAGGGAATTCAAATGATTACATTGCATCCCAGAACTGTTAGTCAGGGGTATTCTGGTCACGCAGATTGGAATTTGATTAAGGAGCTCAAAGAAATTTCAAGTATTCCGATAGTTGGTAATGGCGACATCAATACTCCGGAGGATGCTAAAGATATGATTGATGAAACTGGCTGTGATTATGTGATGATTGGACGTGGTGCAATGGGTAATCCCTTTTTGTTTGAACAAATCAATGATTTTCTTAAAACAAATTCTTACAAGGAATATTCCTTCAAAGATAAGTTGGATTCATTTTTTGATTATTTGCATCTAACCAACGAATACAAAATAAAATTTGCAAATATTAAAGGTCAGGCAATGAGATTTACTAAAGGTATGAAAGGTGGTTCAAAACTACGTTTAAAAATCACTTGCTCAAATAATATAGTAGATCTAGAAAAAATTATGAAAGATGCATATAATTCAAATTAG
- a CDS encoding pyridoxal-phosphate dependent enzyme encodes MSEKDFDKTLLEKFEQGIWSKIPHLEEEGKVVNATPLVDLTDDLKECAKNTYKLDISDLDLKVYGKFDSNLVSGSIKIRPAIHIMHDAIKTGKLKSNQMIIEATSGNFGIALGQMSKLGLTVISLVSRKLQEGVFKELRNENIRIMDLDMDICPAPGMKDSDADALKAKATAGNVRSQLTELGFDPTIYDNSISEIEALLAAQDIINLAKLLAKIYGCFCPEQYDNELNINAHQTVTAVEIEQQLQENTDSLKDYRIMCAFGTGGTSGGLSRHMNEKYGKKAIHVVFPIPGQDVAGIRTKLKAEGLKLYNPDTYAAEHEVDFGQAKHLLKFFVDKGHDIGESTALALYSVLEMLSNGDKGKFIVVVADGIEKYRKNLEAMSNNQRIQVSLEEAASSTQDYDKIIWVHTSYTPKEEGIEMIAKSLVVDKEKISIPKASTINQLLSTQQIPEELSKDLEGSKGKSLLICMAGNTSLMTAQILASKGIVTESLNGGITNLPEGQGKNPGQFIKAATE; translated from the coding sequence ATGTCAGAAAAAGATTTTGATAAAACATTACTTGAAAAATTTGAACAGGGAATTTGGAGTAAAATTCCGCATTTAGAAGAGGAGGGTAAAGTGGTAAATGCTACACCATTAGTTGATCTTACTGATGATCTCAAAGAATGCGCAAAAAATACTTACAAACTGGACATTTCAGACTTGGACTTGAAAGTCTATGGTAAATTTGATTCCAATTTGGTGTCAGGTTCAATTAAAATAAGACCGGCCATTCACATTATGCACGATGCAATCAAAACAGGAAAGCTGAAAAGCAACCAAATGATTATCGAAGCAACGTCAGGGAATTTTGGAATTGCACTTGGACAAATGTCAAAGCTAGGGTTAACTGTAATATCACTCGTTTCAAGAAAATTGCAAGAAGGAGTGTTTAAAGAATTAAGAAATGAAAATATCCGCATAATGGATTTAGATATGGATATTTGTCCTGCACCAGGAATGAAAGATAGTGATGCAGATGCATTAAAGGCAAAAGCCACTGCAGGTAATGTTCGCTCTCAGTTAACAGAATTAGGTTTTGATCCTACTATTTATGACAATTCAATTTCTGAAATTGAAGCATTGCTTGCAGCACAAGACATTATTAATTTAGCAAAACTACTTGCAAAAATTTATGGATGTTTTTGTCCAGAACAATATGACAATGAGTTAAACATTAATGCCCATCAAACAGTTACAGCAGTAGAAATTGAACAGCAATTACAAGAAAATACAGATTCATTAAAAGACTATAGAATAATGTGTGCATTTGGAACTGGGGGTACATCAGGAGGATTAAGTAGACACATGAATGAAAAATATGGTAAAAAAGCAATTCACGTAGTCTTCCCAATTCCAGGTCAAGATGTCGCAGGAATTAGAACAAAGCTCAAAGCTGAAGGACTGAAATTGTACAACCCAGATACGTATGCAGCAGAACATGAGGTGGATTTTGGACAGGCAAAACACTTACTCAAATTCTTTGTAGACAAAGGTCATGATATTGGTGAAAGTACAGCACTTGCATTATATTCAGTATTAGAAATGCTAAGTAACGGAGACAAAGGAAAATTTATAGTCGTAGTTGCTGACGGTATAGAGAAGTATAGGAAAAATTTGGAAGCCATGTCAAACAATCAACGTATTCAAGTATCTTTGGAAGAAGCAGCATCAAGTACTCAAGACTATGATAAAATAATATGGGTTCATACCTCGTATACTCCAAAAGAAGAAGGGATAGAGATGATTGCCAAATCTCTAGTAGTAGATAAAGAAAAGATTTCCATACCAAAGGCAAGTACGATTAATCAGTTATTATCCACGCAGCAAATTCCAGAAGAATTGAGTAAGGATCTAGAAGGTTCAAAAGGTAAATCATTACTAATTTGCATGGCTGGAAACACTTCACTAATGACTGCACAGATACTTGCAAGTAAAGGCATAGTAACAGAAAGCTTGAATGGAGGCATTACAAATTTGCCCGAAGGACAAGGCAAAAATCCAGGCCAGTTTATCAAAGCAGCCACTGAATAA
- a CDS encoding TATA box-binding protein yields MPQTKPIVSVENVVASASVDQKIDLIDITKKFPDTEYHPEQFPGLVFRLITPKTATLIFRTGKMVCTGAKSEEMAIKAVNTVVQKLRKGKIKIKKDAVITVQNMVASINLGGKIHLEKAARTLARSMYEPEQFPGLIHRMLDPKTVILLFASGKLVCTGAKKEADVYRSVHNLHALLEEKNLMIYDQ; encoded by the coding sequence ATGCCTCAAACAAAACCTATTGTCAGTGTTGAAAACGTTGTTGCATCAGCATCAGTTGATCAAAAGATTGATCTTATTGATATTACAAAAAAATTTCCAGATACAGAATACCATCCAGAACAATTTCCAGGACTTGTTTTCAGACTAATCACTCCTAAAACTGCAACACTAATTTTTAGAACAGGAAAGATGGTATGTACAGGAGCTAAATCTGAAGAAATGGCAATAAAGGCGGTCAACACAGTAGTTCAAAAATTAAGAAAAGGTAAAATAAAAATAAAAAAAGATGCAGTAATTACAGTTCAAAACATGGTAGCTTCAATTAATCTTGGAGGTAAAATCCACCTAGAAAAAGCAGCAAGGACATTAGCAAGAAGCATGTATGAACCCGAACAGTTTCCAGGATTAATTCACAGAATGCTTGATCCAAAAACCGTGATACTGTTATTTGCATCAGGAAAGCTAGTGTGTACAGGAGCTAAAAAAGAGGCGGATGTATATCGCTCCGTTCATAACTTACACGCACTACTAGAAGAAAAAAATTTGATGATTTATGATCAATAG